In Bacillus sp. DX3.1, the following proteins share a genomic window:
- a CDS encoding DM13 domain-containing protein: MKRKYVLLIGGSIIVGGILWSLFRPEKLFIDKQVNEALPQTEIQSNKTKQQEERVISTGQFQNGVHETTGTATIHQLGDGKRVLRLSNFSTSNGPDVRVVLVPTNRLKNNEDVKNHQYIELGKLKGNKGDQNYEIPEGIDVSTYGSVSIWCKRFNENFGAAYFEK; the protein is encoded by the coding sequence ATGAAAAGAAAATATGTATTGCTTATAGGAGGTTCCATAATTGTTGGGGGAATTTTATGGTCATTGTTCCGCCCCGAGAAATTATTTATTGATAAGCAAGTGAATGAAGCATTGCCACAAACAGAAATACAATCAAACAAAACAAAACAACAAGAAGAACGAGTAATAAGTACAGGTCAGTTTCAAAACGGTGTTCATGAAACAACTGGAACGGCAACGATCCATCAATTAGGGGATGGAAAGCGTGTTTTACGACTTTCAAATTTTTCAACTTCTAATGGGCCAGATGTTCGAGTTGTATTAGTTCCTACGAATCGTTTGAAAAATAATGAAGATGTTAAAAACCATCAGTATATTGAATTAGGAAAGTTAAAGGGAAACAAAGGAGACCAAAACTATGAAATTCCTGAAGGGATAGATGTAAGCACATACGGTTCGGTTTCTATATGGTGTAAGAGATTTAATGAAAACTTTGGTGCGGCTTATTTTGAAAAGTAA
- a CDS encoding helix-turn-helix transcriptional regulator, translating into MKNRIKELRLKHGITQQELADKVFVSSRTIISLEKQQYNPSVLLAYRISVVFNLSIEEVFIFEEDD; encoded by the coding sequence ATGAAAAATAGAATAAAAGAGTTGCGTTTAAAACATGGGATAACACAACAAGAATTAGCTGATAAAGTATTTGTATCTTCACGAACGATTATTTCATTAGAAAAACAACAATATAATCCATCTGTTTTACTAGCATATAGAATATCTGTGGTTTTTAACCTATCAATTGAAGAAGTTTTTATATTTGAAGAAGATGACTAA
- a CDS encoding heavy metal-binding domain-containing protein: protein MIITTTSAIQGKEIIEYIDIVNGEAIMGANIVRDLFASVRDIVGGRSGAYESKLKEARDIAMEEMKVLAKQKGANAIVGIDVDYEVVRDGMLMVAVSGTAVRV from the coding sequence ATGATTATAACAACAACTTCTGCCATTCAAGGAAAAGAAATTATTGAGTATATTGACATTGTAAACGGTGAAGCAATTATGGGTGCAAATATCGTACGCGATTTATTTGCTTCTGTTCGTGACATTGTTGGTGGCCGTTCTGGTGCATATGAAAGTAAATTGAAAGAAGCACGTGATATTGCAATGGAAGAAATGAAAGTTCTTGCGAAGCAAAAAGGTGCAAATGCAATTGTTGGTATTGATGTAGACTACGAAGTCGTTCGTGATGGAATGTTAATGGTGGCCGTAAGCGGTACAGCGGTACGTGTGTAA
- a CDS encoding HAMP domain-containing sensor histidine kinase, with the protein MRLRIQLLLMNLLSTSIMVMAIWYSETKMLLEPEQTRLLTVIAVVAFIISTFIYWLMTRPIMRSIQNLIELTKQFSDRQFETMYIIGQEPKEFKELATAFQQMAKKLEEGFTKLEEGEKARKELITNISHDLRTPMASMQLMIEAIQDDLVEDPEMKKQYLVTTLKEIKRLSGLINDLFDLSKLELGQVDFYPSLTHMDKVLLDVLESYSVLLANKQIDLQLYVPDTLPRLLIMPCKIARVISNLLDNAIRYSPVSGTIELIVEENKQKQQVQFILRDEGEGITPDDQLRIFERFFRTDQSRSSQSGGSGLGLAITKSLIEMHKGEIGVRDRPDGKQGSEFWLTLPITSEKNKTAERLL; encoded by the coding sequence ATGAGATTACGTATTCAATTGTTACTAATGAATTTATTAAGTACCAGTATCATGGTAATGGCTATATGGTATAGTGAGACAAAAATGTTACTTGAACCGGAACAAACGCGGTTATTAACAGTAATCGCAGTTGTAGCATTCATTATTTCAACGTTTATTTATTGGTTAATGACACGCCCTATCATGAGGTCCATTCAAAATTTAATTGAATTAACAAAACAATTTAGTGATAGACAATTTGAAACGATGTATATAATTGGGCAAGAACCAAAGGAGTTTAAAGAGTTAGCAACAGCCTTTCAACAGATGGCAAAAAAGTTAGAAGAAGGGTTTACTAAGTTAGAAGAAGGGGAAAAAGCACGTAAAGAGCTGATTACGAATATTTCACACGACTTACGCACGCCTATGGCTAGCATGCAATTGATGATAGAAGCAATACAAGATGACCTCGTTGAAGATCCTGAAATGAAAAAGCAGTATTTAGTGACGACCTTAAAAGAAATAAAACGATTAAGTGGATTAATTAATGACTTATTTGATCTTTCAAAGTTAGAACTTGGACAAGTAGATTTTTATCCAAGTTTAACACATATGGACAAAGTCCTCTTAGATGTACTTGAGTCATATTCTGTCTTATTAGCAAACAAACAAATCGATTTACAATTGTATGTTCCTGATACATTACCTCGGCTTTTAATCATGCCGTGTAAAATAGCACGGGTTATCAGTAATTTGTTAGATAATGCGATTCGGTATTCACCTGTCTCCGGAACAATTGAGTTGATTGTAGAGGAAAATAAGCAGAAGCAACAAGTCCAATTCATTTTGCGTGATGAAGGAGAAGGAATTACTCCCGATGACCAATTACGCATATTTGAACGCTTTTTTAGAACAGATCAATCCAGAAGTTCACAATCTGGAGGTTCCGGTCTCGGACTAGCCATTACAAAATCATTAATTGAAATGCACAAAGGAGAAATTGGTGTGAGAGATCGCCCAGATGGAAAACAGGGAAGTGAATTTTGGCTTACTCTTCCCATCACATCAGAAAAAAATAAGACTGCTGAAAGACTTTTGTAA
- a CDS encoding DUF3955 domain-containing protein, translated as MKKYILALIPFILGIGCVVSYNTIGSKVASDGTLVEPFYLLPMGYSFLAIGIISLFVSKIKKVNK; from the coding sequence ATGAAAAAATATATTTTAGCTTTAATACCATTTATCCTAGGGATAGGGTGTGTAGTTAGTTATAATACTATCGGATCTAAAGTTGCATCGGATGGTACTCTTGTGGAACCATTCTATTTACTACCAATGGGTTATTCATTTTTAGCTATCGGTATAATTAGTCTTTTTGTAAGTAAAATTAAAAAAGTTAATAAATAG